DNA sequence from the Microvirga terrae genome:
CGGCCAAGCCGAAACCGGCAGCTGACATAGGCCCAAGTGCCGCCCATTACACCTCAGCGATAGGCACACAGGAGCGACCCGTGCAAAGTGCAAATCACCAAAGCCGTAGAGCCTTCCTTCGTCATTCCGGCGGGCTGGCAACCGCGTCCGCAATACTAGGCTTGAGCGGCACGCAGAGCGGGGCCGCCGATGCTACCGCCAGTACGGATCAGTCCCGTCAGCACATCACCGCTGTTACCGACAGTCACTACTATTTGAGTGACGTGCGCCTCGAGGAAGGCTTCGAGCACGAGGGTGAGGTGGTGGTCGGCACCCGGACCGGAATTCATACGCTGGAAATCCAGGATGGTCGCATCAAAGCGGTGCACGATGCGGGTGCCGCACTGGACGCAGCCCTGCCGCGCTACAAGGCGCAGGGTAAGCTGCTTCTGCCTGCGTTCCGCGACATGCACATCCACCTGGACAAGACCTTCTATGGCGGCCCGTGGCAGGCTCCCCTTCCCCGTCAAGGCAAGACCATCATGGACATGATTGCGCGGGAGGAAGTGCTTCTTCCGAAGCTGCTGCCGACCTCGCAGACGCGTGCGGAAAAGCTGATTGACCTCCTCCTCTCGCAAGGCAGCTCGATAGCGCGCAGTCACTGCAACATCGATCCAGTGAGCGGATTGAAAAGCCTGGAGCATCTGCAGCTTGCGCTGGCGAATTATCGTGACAGCTTTGAATGCGAGATCGTCGCCTTCCCGCAGCACGGCCTGTTGCACTCCAAGGTGGATGGGCTGATGCGTGAAGCGATGAGCATGGGCGTGCACTACGTTGGCGGCTTGGATCCCACCAATGTCGACGGTGCCATGGAAGCATCACTGGATGCGATGTTCCAGATCGCGATCGACCACAATAAAGGCGTCGACATCCATATTCATGAAGCCAACCCAGCCGGTGTGGCGGCTCTTAACTACATGATCGCAACCATCGAGAAGACCCCGGCGCTGCGTAACAGGCTGACGCTCAGCCACGCCTTCGCTCTCTCCACTCTGCGCCCCGAGGAGCTGAACGAGATGGCTGGGCGCATGGCCACACAGGGCGTAACCGTGGTGTCGACAGTGCCGATTGGACAGAGGACAATGCCGCTGCCGCAGCTGCGTGCCAGGGGTGTCAAGATCATGACCGGCACGGACAGCGTGATCGATCATTGGTCACCGTTCGGTAGCGGTGACATGCTGGAGAAGGCCAACCTGTGCGCCCAGCTCTACGGTGGAAGCGACGAGTTCCGTCTGTCGCGCGCCCTTGCGATCGCCACCGGCGATGTGCTTCCGCTGAGCGATGATGGGAACGTAGCTTGGCCGAAAACAGGTGACACGGCTGAGTTCGTTCTGGTTGATGCTAGCTGTTCGGCCGAGGCCGTCGCACGGCGCGCACCGCGGCGGGCAACGTTCCACAAGGGACGTTTAGTCTACGGTGCTGTTGAGCGTGCCTGAGGTAACAACCTTCGGCCGAGACGCTCACTGCTCCTGCAAGGAGTTCGGATTATGCGAAGAAGTCTCGCCATCTCGATACTTGCGGCACTCGGCATAATGGGCCATTCGATGACAGCCGTTGGACAATTAACGAGCGGGAAAGACGTATTGGACGCTGTCACAGACAACGATGTCGATGCGGCACAGATTCGAACCCTTCTGTCCCGCGGCGCCGACATCGATGCGAGAGATGAAGCCGGACGCACGGCGTTGCTCATCGCAACCCACGGCAACAGGATCGAGGTTGCGAGGGTGCTGATTGAGGCCGGTGCCAATGTCAATGCAAAGGATCGGATCAATGACAGCCCCTATCTCGATGCCGCGGCGCGGGGTTATCTCGAGATCCTGAAGATGACACTCGCGCACGGCGCGGATCTCAAGAGCACCAATCGCTATGGCGGCACTGCTCTCATCCCAGTCGCGGAGCGTGGCCATGTCGACACTGTCCGCACTTTGATCGAGGCGGGCGTCGATCTGGACCACGTCAACAATCTCGGGTGGACGGCTTTGCTGGAGGCCATCATTCTGGGTGACGGGGGCGAATGTCATCAGCAGATCGTCGACCTTTTGGTGAAGGCAGGTGCCGACATCAACTTGGCGGATCGAGATGGCATAAAGCCGCTGCAGCACGTGCGCAGTCGCGGCGGCTACAGGGAGATCGAAGCGATCCTTGTCGCGGCGGGAGCGATGTGAGCCACCCTCGCCGGCTGATCGAATTGAAATATTAGTGGACTGTCTATGATTGATAAGGTCCGTTGACGTTATGGAGACCTCATCAGCCAGCGGATTAGTCTTCTATTAACCATGCTCGGTCAACGATAGCTAAAGCCAAAAGGGAGGTGGGAAGAGCGTCGATGGACCGCCTCCCGCCTTTTTGTCACGTCTGCCCCCAAGGAGCCCAGTGTGAACGCGATCCTCAAAGAGCGCATCGGAGAACGGGTTTCTGCGCTCAAGATCTCATGGCGTCGCGCCTCTCTCGAAGCGGGTCTGGAGGCGGGATTCATTCAGGACATCATTACCGGTCGCTCCCAACATCCAGGTGAGGATGCGGTGGCGAGCTTGGCTACCGTGCTCAAGTGTAGCCCGTCGTATCTGACGGGCCAGAGCGACGATCTTGCCAACCCTGCAGGGGCCTACGGCGCGACTGCACTCCTTTCGGACGCGGCCCAGCGGCCCGATGCTGTCATGGCGCTCAGAATTGTCGACGAACTGCTGGCCGCCGGTCACGTTGAGGCAGCCCGTGTCGCTGTCAGGCGGGCTCTCAAGGTGATCGCTGTCGAATAAAGTCAAACGAGCTTTTACATCGTACAAAACGTAACTGCATCAGTTGACCCGTTGCGTTCCCGATGAAGATGAGCAGCGAGCATGGATCGCCGTGATCGTTGTTCTGAGAGTAGTCCGAGCTGCCGCTTAGCAACAACTCGCCATAAAGTGTCCGCTGCAGCTGGGATGGATGGAAGACTCATAGCATTTGGTATGATACTTCATATCTACGGGTTGGGATATTTTGACTCTGCGGCTACAAACAAATTGCGCTGAACAAAGATCATGGAACCTTCGCCGGTCCTCCAAAGCACTCAGAGGCCCTCTGACAGTTTCGCCCGTACCCCTCGGTAGTCACACGCTTCAGCTTAACGCACAATTCCCAGTCGCATCAGGCTGGATGCTACCTTTCTGTACAGTGAGCCGGATTAAACTACTGAGTTGCTTCGTATACCAGACGTGAAACTAATCGAAAGCCGCTCGGGCAGCGTTGCGTTGCAACGGGGACAATCATGCGAATAGTCGACGCGTCGCACTCCAACAGGGCTGGCATAGGCTGGGCATGGAGCACGATGCTCCGATTTGCCGTGTTGATTACGGCTGCGCTGGCTCTTCTCGCCATCACGCTCGTTGGATTGTTTGTTGTCCTGCCTCTGATGATCGCCGGCGGCATCGCATTGTCCTTTTTCCTCTGCCGCAGGCTGCGCCAAGCGCAGCAGCGGTCGAAGGGTAGTGTCATCGATGCCGATTACACGGTCATAGGCCTCCGCGAATGATAATCTATCCCAGGCTCCAAGGCTGGTAGCCCGAACTTGAATCCAGGGCTTTCCACCCCCACGTTATCTTTACCGGGGTCCGGGCCCCTCTGGCAGTCTTCGTCAGGCTGCGATGTCGGACTCTCTCACCTGAGGAGCATTAGAACGGCTCCGCATCTGGGAGAAGACTGTGACGTCTTACTCATATACCTCCCCTTTCACCGACACATCGCTCCGTGTGGCCGAAACCCGCGCACGCCTCGACGCGCTCGCGCGGCTCCTCGACAGCGCGGTTCGCGTGCCAGGAACCAACATCCGCTTCGGCGCCGATGCGCTGCTGAACCTGATCCCGGGCGTCGGCACACTCACATCGAAAGGCATGTCGGCTTATCTGATCTGGGAAGCGCGCCGCCTGGGGGTGCCCATGTCGACGCTCCTGCGCATGGTGGGCAATGTCGGTGTCGACTTCGTGATCAGTGCCATCCCGCTCGTGGGTTGGGTCGGCGACGTGTTCTACCGTTCGAACCTGCGGAACATGGATCTGCTACGCTATCACTTGGACAAGGCGCATCCAGTACCAAACCGCTAACAGCGATGACACGCACACCTGACGGGTGCGCATCAACCTGCCTCACTATCGTTCAGAAAGCATTGCAATGAACAACCCGAATGCTGCGCCAAACTTCCGCAATCTTGCGATAGTGGCTGCGGCTGTGACCTTGCTGTCGCTTTTCTACTTCCAGAACACGTCGGCACCTCAGTCTGAACAATTGCCCTACTCCGCCTTTGTTACGGCCGTCGACCAGGGCGAGATCCGCTCGGCCACCATCCAGGGGCAGGAAGTCATTGCCGAACGCTCGACAGGCAGCCGTGTCACGACCTATGTCCCGCAAGGCGCCGGTCTGATCGCGCAACTCCAGCAGAAGGGTGTCGTCATCAAGGCCGAGCCGCCGCCGCAGCCGAGCCTGCTCGGCGGCCTGCTGCTGTCACTGCTGCCTTTTGCCCTGATGATCGGTCTCGTGCTCTGGATGTCCCGTAACGCCATGAACAAGCAGGGCGGTGGCGGGCTGATGTCCATCGGCAAGTCCAAGGCGAAGCTCCTGACCGAGGCGCATGGCCGCGTCACCTTCGACGACGTGGCGGGCATCGACGAGGCCAAGGAAGACCTGCAGGAGGTGGTGGAGTTCCTGCGCGACCCGCAGAAGTTCCAGCGCCTGGGCGGCCGGATCCCCCGCGGCGTGCTGCTCGTCGGCCCTCCCGGCACCGGTAAGACCCTGACCGCCCGGGCGGTCGCGGGCGAGGCCAACGTGCCGTTCTTCACCATCTCGGGCTCCGACTTCGTCGAGATGTTCGTGGGCGTCGGCGCCTCCCGTGTCCGCGACATGTTCGAGCAGGCGAAGAAGAACGCCCCCTGCATCATCTTCATCGACGAGATCGACGCGGTCGGCCGCCATCGCGGCGCCGGCCTCGGCGGCGGCAACGACGAGCGCGAGCAGACCCTCAACCAGCTCCTGGTGGAGATGGACGGATTCGAGGCCAACGAGGGCGTGATCATCATCGCGGCCACCAACCGCCCCGACGTGCTCGACCCGGCGCTTCTGCGCCCGGGCCGCTTCGACCGCCAGATCGTCGTCCCGAACCCGGACGTGGTCGGCCGCGAGAAGATCCTGCGCGTCCATGTCCGCAAGGTGCCGCTGGCGCCCGACGTGGACCTGAAGATCATCGCCCGCGGCACCCCCGGCTTCTCGGGCGCCGATCTCATGAACCTCGTCAACGAGGCGGCCCTGCTGGCCGCCCGCCGCGGCAAGCGCATCGTCACCATGCGCGAGTTCGAGGACGCCAAGGACAAGGTGATGATGGGCGCCGAGCGCCGCACCCTCGTCATGACCGACGACGAGAAGCGCCTGACCGCCTATCACGAGGCCGGCCATGCCGTCGTGGCGCTGAACGTGCCGGCCACCGACCCGGTGCACAAGGCCACCATCATCCCGCGCGGCCGTGCGCTCGGCATGGTCATGCAGCTCCCCGAGCGGGACAAGCTGTCCATGTCCTACGAGCAGATGACCTCGCGTCTCGCCATCATGATGGGCGGCCGCATCGCCGAGGAGATGATCTTCGGCAAGGACAAGGTCACGTCCGGCGCCCAGTCCGACATCGAGCAGGCAACCCGCCTCGCCCGCATGATGGTGACCCGCTGGGGCTTCTCGCCCGAACTTGGGACGGTTGCCTACGGCGAGAACCAGGACGAGGTCTTCCTCGGCATGCAGATGGGACGCCAGCAGAACGTGTCCGAGGCAACGGCTCAGAAGATCGACTCGGAGGTCCGCCGCCTGGTCGAAGACGGGCTCAACGACGCCCGGCGCATCCTGACCGAGAAGGCGCACGAACTCGAAGCCCTGGCCCGCGGCCTGCTCGAGTACGAGACCCTGACCGGCGAAGAGATCCGCAATCTGCTCGACGGGCAGCCGTCGGTGCGGGACGATGGGGGCACAAGTGCCGCGAAGCACAGGACCTCGCGTCCGGCCGTACCGCCGGCCGGAGCAGCGGGCGTACCGAAACCAGCATAATGCGGGAGAGCGATACCCAATCGTGACAACCAACGCGTGCCGGCTCCTGCTGGCACGCGTCGTTGCACCTTGACCAGTCCTTGAACGGGAGAGTCCATGGACCTCGACACCCTCACGACGATGCTGCTCGACTTCGTTCGGGCGCACCAAGGCTGGGCTCCGTTCATTGTTGGGGCTCTGGGCTTCGCCGAGTCGCTCGCTGTTGTCTCACTGCTCGTCCCCTCGACCGTGCTGCTTCTTGGGATCGGTGCCTTGGTCGGAGCAAGCGGTCTGGAGTTCTGGCCGATCTGGCTTGGAGCGGCCGTCGGCGCCATCCTCGGTGATTGGCTATCCTATGCCGTCGGCTTTGGGTTCAAGCATGCCGTGTATCGTGTCTGGCCTCTCTCATCCCACCAGCATCTCCGTGATCGCGGCGAAAAGTTCTTTGCCCGATGGGGTGCGTGGGGCGTCTTCCTGGGGCGCTTCATTGGCCCGCTGCGCGCTGTGGTGCCCCTGACAGCCGGTATCTTCGCCATGCCTATGCTGCTGTTCCAGACGGCGACCATCGCCTCAGCGTTTGTTTGGGCTTTCATCGTGCTCGCGCCGGGCGCGGGTCTGACCGTATGGGCCCAGTGAGAAGCAGGCAAATTTCTTGCCGGCGACAGGATTAAGGCCGAGGCCAGCTTCGTATACCACGCATGGACCATTCCAGAAGACGTGCGGAGATCATCACCTGCCAGCAAGGGCGGGTTCGACGCGCCGGCGACGGGAGGGTCCATCGGCAAGCCAATGCCGTTTCAGCGCTGTCCTTTCGCCCCAATCAAGAGGGCTTGGAGGGACAGCGAGAAGAGAAGAGTAGCGCAGCCCATCCGACGCGGATCTCAGGAAAGAACATCTGATGCAACAGTCTCCGACCGAATGGGGAACCGGTCAGCCCAGACGCAGAGCGGCAAGCCCGTTACGCCGCGGGCGCTTCGCGTTCACCCTGGCGGGTGCGCTCGTCGTTGCCATGACTGGCATGGCGGAGGCTAGGAGCAAAGGCAGCATGGGCTCACGCGGCTCACGCACCTTCGATGCCCCTCCGGCCACCCAAACAGCTCCCTCAGCCGCGCAATCGCTCCAACGCTCGCAGGCGACTCCAAGTCAGGTTCAGCCTCGTCCGGCCACTCCGTCGGCCCTGGCGGCCCAACCCGCGCGGAGCCGCTTCGGTGGTGGGTTCTTCGCTGGCCTGCTCGGGGCAGGTCTGCTGGGCGCGCTGTTCGGCGCAGGCCTGTTCGGCGGCCTCGGGTCTCTGGCTTCTATCCTGGGCTTCCTGGCGCAGGTCGCGCTCATCGGCGGTCTTGCCTTCCTGGTGATCCGTTTCTTTCGCCGGCGACAGCAGCCAGCCTTGGCCGGTGCCGCTGCTGGCGCCCCGATGCAGCGATCGACACTCAGCGGCATAGTCCCGCCAGGTGGCGGAGCAGCCGCATGCATGCCGCCTGCGGCTGCAGCAGCCAGCACTGCCCCGCCTTCGCAGCCGCGCACTCAGGAGCTCGCTGTCAGGCCTGAGGACTTCGCTGCCTTTGAGCAAGCTCTCGGGGACATTCAAACGGCCTATGGCCACGAGGACGTTTCTGCCCTGTGGACGCTGGCCACGCCGGAGATGGCCGGATACTTCCAGGAGGAGCTGAATGAAAACGCCCGCAAGGGTGTGCGTGAGGCCATCTCGGGCGTGAAGCTCCTGCAGGGTGATCTCGCCGAGGCCTGGCGTGAGGGGCCGACTGACTATGCCACAGTTGCGATGCGCTATTCCATCACCGAGCAAACGATTGACCGTGCGAGCGGCAAGGCTGTTGCCGGCGAGCCGGAGAAGACCGAGGAGGTCACGGAGATCTGGACCTTCCGTCGTGACAATGGCGCATTCTGGAAGCTCTCGGCGATCCAGCAGGCCACCTAATCCCATTATGGTCAACCGCGTCGGACAAGCCCGTGCGGTTGACCATTTTGCATGTGGGTGCGACACCAGATGGTGCCTCCTCCTCTGCAAATTAACTTTGCGCCTACACTGCGCCTACAAGGCAATTTCGTTGAGCAGTTATTTTGACAAGAAGTCTGTTGCTGGCGCGGAGGACGGCGGCACAGAACGGGCTCTCATGATATGACAGCCCGCCTTCAGTCCAGGATATACCTTTGACCAAGATTGCGTTGATCTCCGATCTTCACCTTGAGGAACGCAAGGACCCATCCCCGTTGGGGACGCCGCCTAAACCTGCCCTAGGCTTCTGAAGAATTCCTCAGAATATGAAGCGTTTCATCCCATGCGGCCCGACCGAGCAGAGGCCCCCGGCTCTTCGAATGAGCAGGGGGCCATCCATGTTTGATCGTCAGATGATGACGAAGTCGCTCACAGTCAGGAACAGGTGCTTGTCGATCCTGGCGAACTGCACCTGGGCCGCTCCGCCGGCACCGTCCTTGTCATAGTAAAGCGCGCCCGAGAACCAATCGTAGATGATCCGGTCGTCGGCATCCGCCGCATGGCTGCCGTAGTGGAACGCAGTCCAAGCGAGATCGCCCTTCGGACCGATCTTCGTGAACACGGCATTCTCAAGCCGGATCGTATCCTCCCAGGGATTGAAATCCCTGATCGTGTCGATCTTTCCGTCGCCGAGCTTGGTATCAAACACGAAGACGTCGCGTCCGGAGCCGCCGGTCAGGATGTCCTTGCCCTTGCCGCCGTAGATCACGTCATTGCCAGAGCCACCATTGATGGTGTCGTGGCCGTCATCGCCCTTGAGGATGTCGTTGCCACTGTCCCCGGCAAGGTAATCGCGTTCCGTGCCACCCTCGAGGCGGTCCTTGCCCGTGCCCCCGTAGAGGCGGTCGTTGCCGCCATTGCCGTACAGGCGATCATCGCCGCCGCTCCCATATAGGCGGTCGCGTGAGGCCCCGCCGGACAGGGTGTCGTTACCGCCCGAGCCATGCAGCAGACTACCGGCATCGGAGGCGTACATTTGGTTGGCAATGCCATTGCCATAACCATAGGCGGCATTGCCCGTGAGGACGAGGTTCTCGACGTTGGCGTTCTCAAGGATGTAGCTAACTGAGCTGCGAACGGTGTCGATGCCCTCGCTACGGTACTCGATCACCTGGTCGCTCGCCATGCCGACGATATAGGTGTCATTGCCCTCCCCGCCGTACATGATGTTGATGCCTGTGCCGCCGTCGAGGGTGTCGTTGCCGATGCCGCCCGAGACGGTGTCGTTGCCGTCATCGCCGTAGAGCCAGTCGTTGCCGCCATGTGAGCCGACATAATCATCGCCGCCACCGCCGTGCAGGGTATCGTCGTCGGCTCCCAGGATGAGCGTCTGCCGGGCGCTGTCGCCGAACACGACCTGCGAACCGGTCCCTCCCGTGACCGTCAGAGCACCGATAATTGCGGCAAACTCCACATTCTCCAGCTTGATGTGGCCGCCAGCGATGCCACGCCCATCGATGACCAGGGCCGTCTCAGGGGTGCCTGGAGCCGTGGGCGCGCCCGAGATCACCAACGGCTGACCCGGCAGCGTGCTGCTGCCCGGGGCCAGCATGGGCACAAGGCTCTGCACGATCAGCGGCGTGCTGGCAAACAGCCCTTGCAGGAAACCGGAGCCCCCACCGGTGAGCAGGTTCTGATCGGCCGAGCCACCATCAGTGTGTGCCTGGATCTCACGGATCAGATCGGCCAACGAGCTTCCGGCGGTCTTGGGCGCCGATGGGCCGGTCACCTGTAGGCCATAGCCCGTCGGCAGCTGCGCCAAGAGCACCGGGTGCCCGCCTGCGCTCACCAGCGGAAGATCGGTCGGGCCGCTGCCCGCCGTCATGATCGGGATGGTGAGGATCTGGCCCGTGCTGCCGTCTGGATAGACGATCGTTTCGGTCGTCACCTCTACGCCGCCTATCAGCGCGCCGTCGCCTTGCACCTGCACGCGCACGGTCTTCACGGTGCCATCGAGGGACTCGACCGTGAAGGTCTCGGTGACCGCCTCGCCGGAGCGCAGGGTCTTGGTCGTCTCGGCCTCGTTGTCGAGCACATAGGTCCACGTGCCCTGAGTGGCGTCGAACGAGAAGGTCCCGTAGGTACCCTGCACGTCGGCCTGAGCCTTGAAGCCGGCCTCGCCCGCGTCCTCGTCGGTCACCATCAGAACCCCGGTCGCGATCAGCATGCCGTCCTCTGCAACCGACCCGGCATCGGTGCCGCCGATGACCGCAACGTCATTCACGGCTGACACGTGGAGATCAAGGGCTCGCGTGTGGCTCAGCGCGCCGCCCGAACCTGTGTTGCCCGTATCGTCAATCGAGACCTTGAGGACCCGCGTTCCGTGGTCGTTCGCGGCAGGCGTATAGATCACGCCGCTCGCCGCGATGAAGGCGTTGATGTCGGCGACGCTGCCCGTTAGGGTCAGGGATGACGCCGTGTCTCCGACCGTGACGCCCGATTGGCTGGTGGCCGACAGGGAACCCGCCGAAACGCTCAGGGTCACGATCACTGGCGCCGAACCGGCATCGATGTCCGCGAAGCTGATGCCGGCGAGCGCGGTCGCCGTATCCTCGATCACCGCGATGCTGCCCGGTGGCGTGGCGACAGGAGCATCGTTTACCGGCCAGAGGTCGAGGTTCACTGTTTCCGTATCACTCCGCGGCCCGCCCGAGCCGGAATTGCCGCCATCGTCGATCGAAACGGTCAGCGCATACGTGCCGGTGCCATTGGCCGGAGGGGTATAAGTGACGTGGCTTCCCGCAATGAAGGCGTTGATGTCAGCGATGGTGCCCGTCAGGGTCAGGGATGACGCCCCTCCGCCGACCGTGACGCCCGCGCCATCGGCAGCCGACAGGGTGCCCGCCGGCACGGTCAGGGTGACGGTGACCGAAGCCGATCCTACATCGATGTCGGAAAAGGCGATGCCCGTCAGCGCCGTCGGCGTATCTTCCGTCACGGCGATGCTGGCTGGCACGGTCGCGACTGGAGCGTCGTTCACGGCGGCGATCTCGAGATCGACCGTTCGGGTATTGGTCTGCGCGCCGCCCGAACCCGTGTTGCCACCATCGTTGATCGAAACCGTCAGAACCCGCGTGCCCGCGTCGTTGAGGGACGGCGTGTAGGTAACGCCGCTTGCAGCAAGGAAGGCATTGATATCGGCGATCGACCCGACCAGCGTCAGGGACGAGGCCGTTCCGCCCACCGTGACGCCCGCGCCGGTCGTGGCTGACAGGGATCCCCCGGTGATGCTCAGGGTCACCGTGACATTGCCCGCCCCCGCATCGATGTCGGAGACGGTGATGCCCGTCAGCGCGGCTGGCGTATTCTCCGTCACCGCGATGCTGCCTGGCCCGGTGACAACGGGCGCATCGTTGACCGCCGCGATTGTTAGGGCGACCGTCCTGGTGTCGCTCAGGCTGCCGCCGCTGCCCCCATGTCCACCATCATCAATCGAGACGGTCAGCACGCGACTCCCCGTGCCGTTCGCATCGGACGTATAGGTGACGTGGCTTGCCGCGATGAAGGCGTTGATGTCGGCAAGGGTGCCGGTTAGGGTCAGGGCCGAAGTGGTCCCGCCGACCGTGACGCCGGCACCGCTGGTGGCAGCCAGCGTTCCCGCCGCGATGCTGAGGGTCACCGTCACGTTGGCTGAGCCGGCATCCACATCCCAGAAGCTGATGCCTGTCAAAGCGCTGGCCGCGTCTTCCATCACCGTGATGCTGCCCGGCACGGTGACGACCGGCGCGTCGTTCACGGCCGCGATGGTCAGGGCGACACTCTTCGTGTCGCTTAGGCTGCCGCCACTGCCCGCGTTGCCGTTGTCGTTGATGGAGACGGTCAGGGTCCTCGACGCGGTGTCGTCGTGAACAGGGATATAGGTGACATTGCCAGCGGCGATGAAGGCATTGATGCCAGTGATCGTGCCTGTCAGCGTCAAGGCGGACGCGGTGCCTCCGACAACGACCCCCGCGCCGCTGACCGCACCCAGTATTCCTACTGGCACGCTGAAGGTCACTGTCACGTTGCCGGGCCCCGCATCCTTGTCCGAGAAGCTGATCCCAGCCAGGGCCGTCCTTACGTCTTCCGTCACCGCGATGCTGCCCGGCATGGTGGCAACGGGTGCGTCATTGACGCTTGTGACGCTCAGGCCGACGGTGTCCGTCTGGGTGCTGAACGGAGAGGTTCCACCGGTGCCGACACCTCCAATATCGGCCACCCCCCCGTTGCTCCCTGCAGACAGATCCCAGGCGCGGATGGTAAGGCCCGCCGGAGCCGTGCCCTTATAGTCGGCGCTCGGCTCGAAGTAGAGCCGTGTCGCTCCATCGGCGGCAAGCAGCCTTGCGGCATTCTCCGAGGGTGTGCCGAGGAGCGACCAGGAAGCGCCCCCATTGATGGAGAACCACCATCTGCCGTTCGAGGCATCGGCTCCGACGATGGCGATGCCACGACCGGAGGTGGAGTCTACGTCCGAGATGCCAACAGCTAGATCGGAGACGAGAAGCCCCATCACCTGCCCTGCTGCCGGCGGACCCGCATCCTCCGCGACCGTCAGGGATAGATTCCGGTCGGCAAGGTGCGGTGCGTCATTGGTCGGGGTCACGTTGACCGTGATGGTGCCGTTCGTGGGCCCCGATCCGGCGGCATCGCGGATCTGCGTCGCGATCGAAACGGGCTTGTCCCAGTTGGGGGCAGGCGTGAATGTAACCGCCGCCAAGGCTGCATTCACGTCTGCAACCGATCCGCTCACCGTCCACACCCCGGTCAGGGCATTGTAGGTCGGCGTGGCCGAACCGGCGGGGGTCACCGACAGGGTGCCGGCCTGGGGTTGGCTCAGCGTCAGCGTCGCGGTGACCGTATCGCCCATGTCGGCATCCGCCACGACGATGTCGCCGAGCGCGACCGCACCGCTATCCTCGAGGGCAGCGATGGTCTGCGTCAGGTTCGAGGCCGTCGGCGCATCGTTGACGCCCTCGACCGTGATGGTCGTCGTGGCTGTATCGAAGCGCCCCGTCGAATCCGTCACCGTATACTGGAACGACGTGGTGCGGATTTGTCCCGCGGCCAGATCGGCGAAATCACCATCGTCGGAGAATTGTAGCGCGCCGTCGTCCCTCAGCAGAACGCGTCCGCCGCCGGTAAGATCGGTCCAGCGGCCAACATCGGCCGCCACTCCATTGAGGTGTGTGATGGTTTGAAGATCGACAGTGCCGAGCGGACCTCCGTTGTCGAGATCCTTGTCGTTCGCAAGGACGCTTGCGCCCGCCAAAGCATCGCCAGCCTTGGTGCGGAATGCGTCATTGATCGCATCCGGAGCATCTTCGAGAAGATTGTCGTAGAAAACTGTCTGATCGACCTTAGTCCCGGGCTGGAAGCCCATGAAGAACCAATTGTAGGTGAGCGTCTTCGTCGAAGCGTTGTAATTCGGGGCATAAACGGCGTTGACCCCGTTCATTGATCCCTGATCGGTAATGGTGCCAGGGGCGACACCTGTAGGGGCCAAGCCTTCAATCTTGATGGTAAACCCGGCGGGTTGCGCTGTTCCGTCGAACTGGGCAAAGACCTGATTGCCGGAAATGTCGACGGTCATCGTCCCGCGCAGAAGCCCGTTGTCGCCCTGCACCGGCTCCATGTCGCCATCGCCATCCGTATCGGACAGGATCCTGGCGGATAAGGGCACAACGAGTTCAGCCCCAGCCCCGACGACCACCGATGTGAACTCGTAGGGAGCCTCATAGACGAAGAACCCCTGCAAGGAGAACGTGATCTTGACCTGAATTCCTTCGAGACTGCCTGCCATGCCATGCCCCCTCGCCGGCCCAGTACCCGCGCCTGGACTTGGCGTGCCGTCCTGCGGCG
Encoded proteins:
- a CDS encoding TIM44-like domain-containing protein — its product is MQQSPTEWGTGQPRRRAASPLRRGRFAFTLAGALVVAMTGMAEARSKGSMGSRGSRTFDAPPATQTAPSAAQSLQRSQATPSQVQPRPATPSALAAQPARSRFGGGFFAGLLGAGLLGALFGAGLFGGLGSLASILGFLAQVALIGGLAFLVIRFFRRRQQPALAGAAAGAPMQRSTLSGIVPPGGGAAACMPPAAAAASTAPPSQPRTQELAVRPEDFAAFEQALGDIQTAYGHEDVSALWTLATPEMAGYFQEELNENARKGVREAISGVKLLQGDLAEAWREGPTDYATVAMRYSITEQTIDRASGKAVAGEPEKTEEVTEIWTFRRDNGAFWKLSAIQQAT
- a CDS encoding VCBS domain-containing protein, which encodes MAGSLEGIQVKITFSLQGFFVYEAPYEFTSVVVGAGAELVVPLSARILSDTDGDGDMEPVQGDNGLLRGTMTVDISGNQVFAQFDGTAQPAGFTIKIEGLAPTGVAPGTITDQGSMNGVNAVYAPNYNASTKTLTYNWFFMGFQPGTKVDQTVFYDNLLEDAPDAINDAFRTKAGDALAGASVLANDKDLDNGGPLGTVDLQTITHLNGVAADVGRWTDLTGGGRVLLRDDGALQFSDDGDFADLAAGQIRTTSFQYTVTDSTGRFDTATTTITVEGVNDAPTASNLTQTIAALEDSGAVALGDIVVADADMGDTVTATLTLSQPQAGTLSVTPAGSATPTYNALTGVWTVSGSVADVNAALAAVTFTPAPNWDKPVSIATQIRDAAGSGPTNGTITVNVTPTNDAPHLADRNLSLTVAEDAGPPAAGQVMGLLVSDLAVGISDVDSTSGRGIAIVGADASNGRWWFSINGGASWSLLGTPSENAARLLAADGATRLYFEPSADYKGTAPAGLTIRAWDLSAGSNGGVADIGGVGTGGTSPFSTQTDTVGLSVTSVNDAPVATMPGSIAVTEDVRTALAGISFSDKDAGPGNVTVTFSVPVGILGAVSGAGVVVGGTASALTLTGTITGINAFIAAGNVTYIPVHDDTASRTLTVSINDNGNAGSGGSLSDTKSVALTIAAVNDAPVVTVPGSITVMEDAASALTGISFWDVDAGSANVTVTLSIAAGTLAATSGAGVTVGGTTSALTLTGTLADINAFIAASHVTYTSDANGTGSRVLTVSIDDGGHGGSGGSLSDTRTVALTIAAVNDAPVVTGPGSIAVTENTPAALTGITVSDIDAGAGNVTVTLSITGGSLSATTGAGVTVGGTASSLTLVGSIADINAFLAASGVTYTPSLNDAGTRVLTVSINDGGNTGSGGAQTNTRTVDLEIAAVNDAPVATVPASIAVTEDTPTALTGIAFSDIDVGSASVTVTLTVPAGTLSAADGAGVTVGGGASSLTLTGTIADINAFIAGSHVTYTPPANGTGTYALTVSIDDGGNSGSGGPRSDTETVNLDLWPVNDAPVATPPGSIAVIEDTATALAGISFADIDAGSAPVIVTLSVSAGSLSATSQSGVTVGDTASSLTLTGSVADINAFIAASGVIYTPAANDHGTRVLKVSIDDTGNTGSGGALSHTRALDLHVSAVNDVAVIGGTDAGSVAEDGMLIATGVLMVTDEDAGEAGFKAQADVQGTYGTFSFDATQGTWTYVLDNEAETTKTLRSGEAVTETFTVESLDGTVKTVRVQVQGDGALIGGVEVTTETIVYPDGSTGQILTIPIMTAGSGPTDLPLVSAGGHPVLLAQLPTGYGLQVTGPSAPKTAGSSLADLIREIQAHTDGGSADQNLLTGGGSGFLQGLFASTPLIVQSLVPMLAPGSSTLPGQPLVISGAPTAPGTPETALVIDGRGIAGGHIKLENVEFAAIIGALTVTGGTGSQVVFGDSARQTLILGADDDTLHGGGGDDYVGSHGGNDWLYGDDGNDTVSGGIGNDTLDGGTGINIMYGGEGNDTYIVGMASDQVIEYRSEGIDTVRSSVSYILENANVENLVLTGNAAYGYGNGIANQMYASDAGSLLHGSGGNDTLSGGASRDRLYGSGGDDRLYGNGGNDRLYGGTGKDRLEGGTERDYLAGDSGNDILKGDDGHDTINGGSGNDVIYGGKGKDILTGGSGRDVFVFDTKLGDGKIDTIRDFNPWEDTIRLENAVFTKIGPKGDLAWTAFHYGSHAADADDRIIYDWFSGALYYDKDGAGGAAQVQFARIDKHLFLTVSDFVII